From one Halothece sp. PCC 7418 genomic stretch:
- a CDS encoding chlorophyll a/b-binding protein, with the protein MTTGKGSIVDDQGKMNNFAVEPDVYVQEESRAGFTEYAERLNGRLAMIGFVSLLILEVATGHGLFGQF; encoded by the coding sequence ATGACTACAGGAAAAGGCTCTATTGTTGACGATCAAGGCAAAATGAACAACTTTGCAGTAGAACCTGATGTTTATGTGCAGGAAGAATCCCGCGCTGGTTTTACTGAATATGCAGAACGCCTTAACGGTCGTTTAGCCATGATCGGATTTGTTTCTTTACTAATTTTAGAAGTTGCAACTGGACACGGACTCTTCGGTCAATTTTAG
- a CDS encoding DUF1611 domain-containing protein — protein MQLTPDHRVAILLHEGIRGEHGKTGLTFLRYSEAAIAAIIDQQCVGESLADLRGIQRDVPIVENVSAALTYHPDVLLIGIAPSGGQLPLAWQEEIKQAVKAGVSLVNGLHTPIRSLFTEELTLQSGQWIWDVREEPTGLGIGSGKARFLSCQRILTVGTDMSIGKMSTSLELVKLAQQQGYRTKFLATGQGGMMLSGGGIPLDAIRVDFAAGAVEKLVLDAGDTDYDWLFVEGQGSLLHPGSTAVLPLLRGSQPTDLILVHRARQTAIKNFPDIKIPPLTEIIKLYEMLASGAGAFGKVKVRGIALNTFELDDESAKQEIAKVSEETGLPCNDVIRFSGENLFSALVSY, from the coding sequence ATGCAGCTAACACCAGACCATCGAGTGGCGATTTTACTCCATGAAGGGATTCGTGGGGAACATGGCAAAACCGGCTTAACTTTCTTAAGATATAGCGAAGCAGCGATCGCGGCGATTATTGATCAGCAATGTGTGGGGGAATCCTTAGCGGATCTCAGAGGAATCCAACGTGATGTTCCGATTGTAGAAAATGTCAGTGCTGCCCTTACTTATCATCCAGATGTGTTATTAATTGGAATTGCCCCCTCTGGTGGACAACTCCCCCTTGCTTGGCAAGAAGAGATCAAACAAGCTGTCAAAGCAGGGGTATCGTTAGTTAATGGCTTACATACTCCCATCCGTTCTCTATTTACAGAAGAATTAACATTACAATCAGGTCAATGGATATGGGATGTAAGAGAAGAACCCACTGGGCTAGGAATTGGCAGTGGTAAAGCAAGATTCTTGTCTTGTCAGAGAATTTTAACCGTGGGGACAGATATGTCTATTGGCAAAATGTCCACCAGTTTAGAATTAGTGAAACTTGCCCAACAACAAGGCTATCGCACCAAATTTCTCGCCACTGGACAAGGGGGAATGATGCTGAGTGGTGGGGGGATTCCTTTAGATGCAATCCGCGTTGATTTTGCTGCGGGTGCGGTGGAAAAACTGGTCTTAGATGCAGGAGATACCGATTATGACTGGTTATTTGTGGAAGGACAAGGCTCACTCCTTCATCCTGGTTCAACTGCCGTCTTACCTTTGTTACGAGGAAGTCAACCGACAGACTTAATTCTAGTCCATCGCGCCAGACAAACTGCAATTAAAAACTTTCCAGATATCAAAATTCCTCCTCTCACGGAGATCATCAAACTCTACGAAATGCTAGCGAGTGGTGCAGGTGCATTCGGTAAGGTAAAAGTCAGAGGTATTGCTTTAAATACCTTTGAACTGGATGATGAAAGTGCAAAACAAGAAATTGCGAAAGTGTCTGAGGAAACAGGTTTACCTTGTAACGATGTGATTCGTTTTTCAGGAGAAAACTTATTTTCAGCGTTAGTTTCATATTAA
- a CDS encoding GNAT family N-acetyltransferase: MIGNPDLTAQYTIRWQEQIKNIPQAQWDDLALPLATPFLEWEWLHTLEKSGSVSPRRGWQPCHLTIWKARTLVAAAPLYLKGHSYGEFVFDQQWANLAYRLGIDYYPKLIGVTPLTPAVGYRFLISPDEDEAMLTELMVHAIDEFCDREKIAGCHFLFVDPDWKPLLENCGFRAWQHHSYIWENGGLSNFDDYLKLFNANQRRNIKRERKKVEKAGLEMKVHAGEDIPHWMFPLIYQFYSRTCDQFFGMSKYLNRKFFEQLYPNYAHRVVVFAAYTEDNRHPVGLSFCLRKGENLYGRYWGCFEEFDCLHFEACYYQPIEWSISQGIKMFDPGAGGRHKRRRGFPAKVNYSLHRFYHQRMSQILNAYIDEINEMEQAEIEAINQDLPFTKKEIELDPNRV; the protein is encoded by the coding sequence ATGATTGGCAACCCTGATCTCACCGCTCAATATACAATTCGTTGGCAAGAACAAATTAAAAATATTCCCCAAGCCCAATGGGATGATTTAGCCTTACCCCTGGCAACGCCGTTTTTAGAGTGGGAATGGTTGCATACCCTAGAAAAATCGGGTAGCGTTAGCCCTCGTCGGGGTTGGCAACCCTGTCATTTAACCATTTGGAAAGCTCGGACATTAGTGGCTGCTGCACCCTTGTATTTGAAAGGGCATAGTTATGGCGAGTTTGTTTTTGATCAACAATGGGCAAACCTTGCTTATCGTTTGGGGATTGATTATTATCCGAAACTCATTGGCGTGACACCGTTAACCCCTGCAGTTGGCTATCGGTTTTTAATTTCTCCTGATGAAGATGAGGCAATGTTGACAGAACTGATGGTTCATGCTATAGATGAATTCTGCGATCGCGAGAAGATTGCGGGTTGTCATTTTCTCTTCGTTGATCCCGACTGGAAACCTTTATTAGAAAACTGTGGTTTTCGCGCTTGGCAACATCACAGCTATATATGGGAAAATGGCGGTCTCAGTAATTTTGATGATTATTTAAAACTCTTTAATGCCAATCAACGGCGGAATATTAAACGAGAACGCAAGAAAGTTGAAAAAGCAGGTTTAGAAATGAAAGTTCACGCTGGAGAAGATATTCCCCATTGGATGTTTCCCCTCATTTATCAGTTTTATAGCAGGACTTGTGACCAATTTTTTGGCATGAGTAAATATCTCAATCGAAAGTTTTTTGAGCAACTGTATCCCAATTATGCCCATCGGGTTGTTGTTTTTGCTGCTTATACTGAAGATAATCGTCATCCCGTGGGTTTATCTTTTTGTTTGCGAAAAGGTGAGAATTTATATGGACGGTATTGGGGATGTTTTGAAGAGTTTGATTGCTTACATTTTGAAGCCTGTTATTATCAACCGATTGAGTGGTCAATTAGCCAGGGAATAAAAATGTTTGATCCAGGTGCTGGCGGTCGTCATAAGCGCAGACGGGGGTTTCCCGCCAAAGTTAACTATAGTTTACATCGTTTTTATCATCAACGAATGAGCCAAATTTTGAATGCTTATATTGATGAAATTAATGAGATGGAACAAGCAGAAATTGAAGCAATTAATCAAGATTTACCCTTTACGAAAAAAGAGATTGAACTGGATCCCAATCGGGTTTGA
- a CDS encoding TM2 domain-containing protein, which produces MSGKIVPQRSYPTAYALWCFCFLSVCGIHRLYARRYFSGFFYLITLGFFGIGQFLDLFLIPGMIDEENLKIKALYGYQPNEASFYQTPESIVVNLPKSNAPQANLESKEKKPLTDKDVDRAILRTCKETQGATLAEIFLEVDEEYEKIESRVQYLMQKNLLTIDNRADDGAVIYKIS; this is translated from the coding sequence CGTATGCGTTGTGGTGTTTTTGTTTCCTGTCCGTGTGTGGGATTCACCGCTTATATGCAAGGCGATACTTTTCGGGGTTTTTCTATTTAATTACATTGGGCTTTTTTGGAATTGGTCAATTTCTTGATTTGTTTTTAATTCCTGGCATGATCGATGAAGAAAATTTGAAAATTAAAGCGCTTTACGGATATCAACCGAATGAAGCAAGTTTTTATCAAACACCAGAAAGTATTGTGGTTAATCTACCAAAAAGTAACGCACCGCAAGCGAATCTTGAAAGTAAAGAGAAGAAGCCCTTAACGGATAAAGATGTCGATCGCGCGATTTTAAGAACTTGCAAAGAAACTCAGGGCGCAACCTTAGCTGAAATCTTTCTCGAAGTAGATGAAGAGTACGAAAAAATTGAAAGTCGGGTTCAGTATTTAATGCAAAAGAATCTGCTAACGATCGATAACCGTGCTGATGATGGCGCAGTGATCTACAAGATTAGCTAA
- a CDS encoding DUF751 family protein produces the protein MQEFFQNVSRYPRYLISFSLGIFFALFERLKPLFNRPVTATALIGILVSGFFLVFFTLRGMLGYTTL, from the coding sequence ATGCAAGAGTTTTTCCAGAATGTTTCTCGCTATCCCCGTTATCTGATTAGTTTTAGCTTAGGGATTTTCTTTGCCCTTTTTGAACGCTTAAAACCGCTTTTTAATCGTCCTGTCACAGCAACCGCTTTAATTGGCATTCTCGTCAGTGGCTTTTTCCTTGTTTTCTTCACCTTACGAGGAATGCTGGGATATACGACGTTATAA
- a CDS encoding CocE/NonD family hydrolase, with the protein MKTVTSFPYPVKEIENIWIPLSDGCRLAARVWLPEGAEENPVPAILEYIPYRKRDHTIERDARTHPYFAGHGYACVRVDIRGSGDSDGVLTDEYLQQEQDDGIEILQWLEQQPWCNGAVGMIGISWGGFNGLQIAARRPPQLKAVISLCSTDDRYSDDVHYMGGCLLGDNLSWASVMFAYNSCPPDPEVVGEKWREMWLERLKGSGLWLETWLSHPNRDDYWKHGSVCEDFEAIQCPIMTVSGWADGYSNAVFRLLANLKVPRMGLIGPWSHKYPHMGTPGPAIGFLQEALRWWDKWLKGIETKIMDEPMLRVWMQESVPPTSKYKIRPGRWVAEAEWPSSYIQEQVYPLGSCQIAAPGEKVAKNELTIQSPLSVGLFAGKWCSYSAPPDLPHDQREEDGGSLVFDSDFLEEPLEILGAPVVDLELSSNQPVAMIAVRLSDVAPDDNATRVTYGLLNLTHRNSNETPELLEPGKRYRIRVQLNDIAQRFPKGHRLRISISTSYWPLAWIPPKSTRLTIYTGNSSLILPTRKPRESDQHLPPFEEAEGAPPIIKTMIEPADLRWTVIRDLAKDESTLEVIKDEGKYYLEDINLKVGWQTKEWYTFWDNDFNSARGETYCLRTFEREGWSVKTVTSTVLRSDESYYYIDATLDAYEGDQRVYSQSWDRKVPREGTELLKVDFSSR; encoded by the coding sequence TTGAAGACTGTCACATCCTTTCCCTATCCGGTCAAAGAAATTGAAAACATTTGGATTCCCCTGAGCGATGGTTGTCGTTTAGCTGCTCGGGTTTGGCTACCAGAGGGAGCAGAGGAAAACCCAGTTCCTGCTATTTTAGAATATATCCCTTATCGCAAACGCGACCATACCATCGAGCGAGATGCCCGAACTCATCCCTATTTTGCGGGTCATGGTTATGCCTGTGTTCGCGTTGATATTCGCGGAAGTGGCGATTCTGATGGGGTGCTGACCGATGAGTATCTTCAGCAAGAACAAGACGATGGCATCGAAATTTTACAGTGGCTAGAACAACAACCGTGGTGTAATGGTGCGGTGGGAATGATTGGGATTTCTTGGGGGGGCTTTAATGGACTCCAAATTGCAGCGCGTCGCCCACCTCAACTGAAAGCGGTGATTAGCCTCTGTTCAACGGATGACCGCTATTCCGATGATGTGCATTACATGGGCGGTTGCTTACTGGGGGATAATCTGTCTTGGGCTTCTGTGATGTTTGCGTATAATTCTTGTCCGCCAGATCCAGAGGTAGTGGGGGAAAAATGGCGGGAAATGTGGCTAGAACGGCTGAAAGGAAGCGGTCTCTGGCTCGAAACCTGGTTAAGTCACCCCAACCGCGATGATTACTGGAAACATGGCTCGGTTTGCGAAGATTTTGAGGCGATTCAATGCCCGATTATGACAGTGAGTGGTTGGGCGGATGGCTATTCTAATGCGGTTTTTCGGTTGCTTGCCAATTTGAAAGTACCACGGATGGGCTTAATTGGACCCTGGAGTCATAAGTATCCGCACATGGGAACACCCGGTCCCGCGATCGGATTTTTGCAGGAAGCTCTCCGTTGGTGGGATAAATGGCTAAAAGGGATTGAAACCAAGATTATGGATGAACCAATGTTGCGGGTTTGGATGCAAGAAAGTGTCCCACCAACGAGTAAATATAAAATTCGTCCTGGTCGTTGGGTTGCCGAAGCTGAATGGCCCTCTTCTTATATTCAAGAGCAAGTTTATCCCCTTGGATCGTGTCAAATTGCAGCCCCAGGGGAAAAAGTTGCGAAGAATGAATTAACGATTCAATCTCCGTTGAGTGTGGGCTTATTTGCGGGAAAATGGTGTTCTTACAGTGCGCCACCCGACTTACCCCACGACCAACGAGAGGAAGATGGCGGATCTTTGGTATTTGATAGCGATTTTCTGGAAGAACCATTAGAAATCTTGGGCGCACCTGTGGTGGATTTAGAATTATCCTCAAACCAACCTGTCGCCATGATTGCGGTACGCCTTTCTGATGTTGCCCCTGATGATAATGCAACCCGAGTCACCTATGGATTACTGAACTTAACTCATCGTAATAGTAACGAAACCCCAGAACTCTTAGAACCTGGGAAACGATATCGCATCCGTGTGCAACTGAATGATATTGCACAACGTTTCCCGAAAGGGCATCGCTTGCGAATTTCTATTTCCACTTCTTATTGGCCCCTGGCTTGGATTCCTCCCAAATCAACCCGCTTAACCATTTATACAGGTAATAGCTCATTGATCCTTCCCACTCGCAAACCTCGTGAAAGCGATCAACACCTCCCGCCTTTTGAAGAAGCAGAGGGCGCTCCTCCCATCATCAAGACAATGATCGAGCCTGCGGATCTACGCTGGACGGTGATTCGAGATTTAGCCAAAGATGAGTCCACTTTAGAAGTGATTAAAGATGAAGGCAAATATTATCTTGAAGATATTAACTTAAAGGTGGGTTGGCAAACGAAAGAGTGGTACACCTTCTGGGATAATGATTTCAACTCGGCTCGCGGTGAAACCTATTGTTTGCGTACCTTTGAGCGAGAAGGTTGGTCAGTGAAAACAGTAACCAGCACTGTCTTAAGGTCTGATGAGTCTTACTATTACATTGATGCCACTCTCGATGCCTATGAAGGCGATCAACGAGTGTATTCTCAAAGCTGGGATCGTAAAGTGCCACGGGAGGGAACAGAATTGCTAAAAGTTGACTTCTCCTCACGATAA
- the ndk gene encoding nucleoside-diphosphate kinase — MERTFIMIKPDGVQRGLTGEIIQRLEQKGFNLVGMKLMSVSRELAEKHYDVHKDKPFFTNLVEFIISAPVVAMVWEGEGVVASARKIIGATNPLSAEPGTIRGDYGISIGRNLIHGSDAVETAQREIALWFEETELTSWESALKGWIYE, encoded by the coding sequence TTGGAACGCACATTTATCATGATTAAGCCCGATGGCGTGCAACGTGGCTTAACGGGAGAAATTATTCAACGCCTTGAACAAAAAGGGTTTAACCTCGTGGGGATGAAACTGATGAGCGTCTCTCGGGAACTGGCGGAAAAACACTATGATGTTCATAAAGATAAGCCCTTCTTTACTAACTTAGTTGAGTTTATTATTTCCGCCCCAGTTGTTGCCATGGTTTGGGAAGGGGAAGGTGTGGTTGCTTCCGCCAGAAAGATTATTGGCGCGACCAACCCCCTCAGTGCTGAACCTGGAACCATTCGTGGTGATTATGGCATTAGTATCGGACGCAATTTAATTCATGGTTCAGATGCTGTGGAAACCGCACAACGAGAAATTGCACTCTGGTTTGAAGAAACTGAACTCACCAGTTGGGAATCCGCTTTAAAAGGCTGGATCTACGAATAA
- a CDS encoding dipeptide epimerase gives MKLTAEPFTVQKRFPLTISRGTTSTTTNLWVKIEAEGIEGWGEAVPFSIGGGVRQTTADLQQQLQAVIPLLQEMTPLARSRIQSQLKTAKISSAIRSAIDVACYDWLGKRTGLPVWQILGLAPDSVPISVTVGISSPKDGKKRLENWQSITGGKRIKVKLGSPEGLDADQRLFQTLYDNAPHAKFTIDANGGWRLEQAITMSYWLANYNVDYIEQPLPVTADEKLPLLAKESPLPIFADESCFTSEDIPRLAELKVQGINIKLMKAGSLTEVLKMVYTAQACGLQVMYGCYSDSAIANTAMAHLGSLADYLDLDSHLNLKDDPFEGAVLNNGYLQPNTSPGLGLTYHAANTRPSSGDFTP, from the coding sequence ATGAAGCTCACTGCTGAACCGTTTACGGTGCAAAAACGCTTTCCCTTGACCATTTCTCGGGGAACAACCAGTACAACTACTAATCTCTGGGTAAAAATTGAAGCGGAAGGGATTGAAGGCTGGGGAGAGGCTGTTCCCTTTTCCATTGGTGGCGGGGTGAGACAAACTACCGCAGATTTACAGCAACAGTTACAGGCTGTGATTCCCCTGTTACAAGAAATGACTCCTCTGGCGCGATCGCGCATTCAATCTCAACTCAAAACCGCCAAGATTTCTTCTGCAATTCGCAGCGCGATCGATGTTGCTTGTTACGACTGGCTCGGAAAACGCACTGGACTTCCGGTTTGGCAAATTTTAGGACTAGCTCCTGATAGTGTTCCCATTTCCGTTACCGTTGGGATTAGTTCCCCGAAAGACGGCAAAAAACGCTTAGAAAACTGGCAAAGCATTACGGGCGGGAAACGGATTAAAGTAAAATTGGGCAGTCCAGAAGGCTTAGACGCGGATCAAAGACTCTTCCAAACTCTATATGACAATGCACCTCATGCCAAATTTACCATTGATGCTAATGGGGGATGGAGGCTAGAGCAAGCGATCACCATGAGTTACTGGTTAGCCAACTATAATGTTGATTATATTGAACAACCGCTTCCTGTGACTGCTGACGAAAAACTCCCTCTTTTGGCTAAGGAATCTCCCTTACCGATTTTTGCTGATGAAAGTTGTTTCACCAGTGAAGATATTCCCCGACTGGCTGAGTTAAAGGTGCAAGGGATTAATATTAAGCTGATGAAAGCGGGTAGCCTCACCGAAGTTTTGAAAATGGTTTACACCGCTCAAGCCTGTGGGTTACAAGTGATGTATGGTTGTTACTCTGACAGCGCGATCGCGAATACAGCAATGGCACATCTTGGCAGTTTAGCCGATTACCTCGACTTAGACAGTCATCTCAATCTCAAAGATGATCCCTTTGAGGGTGCAGTTTTAAACAACGGATATTTACAACCCAACACCTCACCTGGACTAGGACTGACGTATCATGCAGCTAACACCAGACCATCGAGTGGCGATTTTACTCCATGA